A section of the Pseudomonas tritici genome encodes:
- a CDS encoding NAD(P) transhydrogenase subunit alpha, translating to MEELISPGIYNLIIFVLAIYVGYHVVWNVTPALHTPLMAVTNAISAIVIVGAMLAAALTVTPLGKTMGTLAVALAAVNVFGGFLVTRRMLEMFKKKAPKVKEEVQK from the coding sequence ATGGAAGAGCTTATCTCCCCCGGTATCTACAACCTGATCATCTTTGTGCTGGCGATTTATGTCGGTTACCACGTGGTCTGGAACGTTACCCCCGCGCTGCACACGCCGTTGATGGCGGTGACCAACGCCATTTCGGCGATCGTAATCGTCGGCGCCATGTTGGCTGCGGCGCTCACCGTGACACCGCTGGGCAAAACCATGGGCACACTTGCCGTGGCACTGGCGGCAGTCAACGTGTTTGGCGGCTTCCTGGTCACCCGCAGGATGCTTGAGATGTTCAAGAAGAAAGCGCCCAAAGTTAAAGAAGAGGTGCAGAAATAA
- a CDS encoding DUF1127 domain-containing protein — protein sequence MDMPSPPYKRFLHQTTSILAKWMRRAYERRQLSRLDGRELSDLGISHGDQMAELSKPFWRD from the coding sequence ATGGATATGCCATCCCCTCCTTATAAGCGGTTTTTGCACCAGACGACCTCCATCCTCGCTAAATGGATGCGCCGCGCCTATGAACGACGCCAGCTGTCGCGGCTTGATGGCCGGGAGCTGTCGGATCTCGGTATCAGCCATGGGGACCAAATGGCTGAACTGTCCAAGCCGTTCTGGCGTGACTAG
- a CDS encoding DUF1127 domain-containing protein — translation MERTLSSDLFSEKAVNNQAAMPLRVLANLMLWQRRISSRHQLARLDSRLLADAGISEAQRYEELSKPFWR, via the coding sequence ATGGAACGTACACTCAGTTCCGATCTGTTCTCTGAAAAAGCTGTAAACAACCAAGCCGCAATGCCTCTGCGCGTTCTGGCCAACCTGATGTTGTGGCAGCGCCGCATCTCCAGCCGTCACCAACTGGCTCGCCTGGATTCGCGTCTGCTGGCTGACGCAGGTATCAGCGAAGCTCAACGTTACGAAGAGCTGAGCAAGCCGTTCTGGCGCTAA
- a CDS encoding DUF7844 domain-containing protein: MRRIAAWLLAGAVLLCASAAQASLQLRLKTEGLSPAEQQASQALLDEAMRSLPPRFIEQLDRRIDVGWTDKMPENAYGQASLVSELDLNRNLLASLTDGSAATQKTNRPHGTVRREMLATVLHELTHIYDRARLWSKEDRALINRCSRQNSLTGLIGLPDQCRGQNGRRFTLSDDPRLLDLAGWPQYVGRRGEREQNNHQVARSPDIYETTSPLEFVAVNMEYFLLDPSYACRRPSLFRYYKEHFGWAPPEQDTCAKSYAFLNAGNDFAKTPLGHVDPERVYEIDYLLAEANQNLVSRWGHSMLRLVICAPGRPRGPDCRLDLDQHLVLSYRAFVGDVQLSSWDGLVGKYPSRLFVLPLAQVIDEYTKTELRGLASVPLKLTRQEINDTVEHAAEMHWSYDGNYFFISNNCAVESLKLLRSGSANPQLTGLDNITPNGLLEVLSARGLADTSVLDDKRKALRLGYHFDSFRERYQAMFDVLRKHLPIKQTQVEDWLSLSAEERRQWFGQADLRTSAALLLLEQASFRKQLMLAQDEVKQRYLGARELKNGGMEKANATLQQILANSGFLSRPAELLGSGGYGLPQPSESKRLESESAERQKQLQSLTGELDKEVRALLEPSRSAEIAACEANLKQVGEHLRALHKAAGGLELP, from the coding sequence GTGAGGCGAATTGCCGCCTGGCTCCTGGCCGGGGCCGTGCTGCTGTGTGCCAGCGCGGCCCAGGCCAGCCTGCAACTGCGGCTCAAGACCGAGGGCTTGAGCCCGGCTGAACAACAGGCCAGCCAGGCGTTGCTCGACGAAGCGATGCGCTCTTTGCCGCCGCGCTTTATCGAGCAGTTGGACCGACGCATCGATGTCGGCTGGACCGACAAGATGCCCGAAAACGCCTACGGTCAAGCCTCCCTGGTGTCCGAGCTGGACCTCAACCGCAACCTGCTCGCCAGCCTCACCGATGGCAGCGCCGCTACTCAGAAAACCAATCGCCCCCACGGCACTGTGCGCCGGGAAATGCTTGCCACGGTGCTGCATGAACTGACCCATATCTATGACCGTGCGCGCCTGTGGTCCAAAGAAGACCGTGCGCTGATCAATCGTTGCAGCCGCCAGAACAGCCTCACCGGCCTCATCGGTCTGCCTGATCAATGCCGTGGCCAGAACGGCCGACGCTTTACCCTAAGCGATGACCCTCGCCTGCTGGACCTTGCCGGCTGGCCGCAATACGTTGGTCGGCGCGGCGAGCGTGAGCAGAACAATCACCAGGTCGCCCGCAGCCCGGACATCTACGAAACCACCAGCCCGCTGGAATTTGTCGCGGTCAATATGGAGTACTTCCTCCTCGACCCGAGCTACGCCTGCCGCCGTCCCTCACTGTTCCGCTATTACAAGGAACACTTCGGCTGGGCCCCGCCCGAACAAGACACTTGCGCCAAGAGCTACGCATTCCTGAATGCCGGCAACGATTTCGCCAAGACACCGCTGGGCCATGTCGACCCGGAGCGCGTCTACGAAATTGACTACCTGCTGGCCGAAGCCAACCAGAACCTGGTCAGCCGCTGGGGCCACAGCATGTTGCGCCTGGTGATCTGTGCGCCGGGGCGCCCGCGAGGGCCGGATTGTCGGCTGGACCTGGACCAGCATCTAGTGTTGTCCTACCGCGCGTTTGTCGGTGACGTACAGCTGTCGAGCTGGGATGGCCTGGTTGGCAAGTACCCATCGCGACTGTTTGTACTGCCGCTGGCGCAAGTGATCGACGAGTACACCAAGACCGAGTTGCGCGGCTTGGCCTCTGTACCGTTGAAACTGACCCGCCAGGAAATCAACGACACCGTCGAACATGCCGCCGAAATGCACTGGAGCTATGACGGCAACTACTTCTTCATTTCCAACAACTGCGCAGTGGAAAGCCTCAAGCTGTTACGCAGCGGCAGCGCCAACCCACAACTGACCGGCCTGGATAACATCACCCCCAATGGTTTGCTGGAGGTTCTGAGCGCCCGCGGCCTGGCCGACACAAGTGTGCTGGACGACAAGCGCAAGGCCTTGCGCCTGGGCTATCACTTCGACTCCTTCCGCGAGCGTTACCAAGCGATGTTCGATGTGCTGCGAAAACACCTGCCGATCAAACAAACCCAGGTCGAAGACTGGCTGTCTCTCAGCGCAGAGGAACGCCGCCAGTGGTTCGGCCAGGCCGACCTGCGCACCAGCGCCGCGTTGCTGCTGCTGGAGCAGGCGAGCTTTCGTAAACAGTTGATGCTGGCCCAGGACGAGGTCAAACAACGCTACCTCGGCGCTCGCGAGCTGAAAAACGGTGGCATGGAGAAAGCCAACGCCACGTTGCAACAGATCCTCGCCAACAGCGGCTTCCTCAGCCGCCCGGCGGAGCTGCTGGGCAGCGGTGGCTACGGGCTGCCGCAACCGTCGGAATCCAAACGCCTGGAATCGGAAAGCGCCGAACGCCAGAAGCAGCTGCAATCGCTGACCGGCGAACTGGATAAAGAGGTGAGGGCGCTGCTGGAGCCTTCCCGCTCCGCCGAAATTGCTGCGTGCGAAGCCAACCTCAAGCAGGTGGGCGAGCATTTGCGGGCATTGCATAAGGCCGCCGGCGGTCTGGAGCTCCCATAG
- a CDS encoding DUF2388 domain-containing protein has protein sequence MAFSYRLLIVPLIFSAGWSPLSSAFDLTTQSTVVSAYATSKVTSAPFDKKVIMAAQDDAAAFIATDGQWRGAQLESALDYLRRNQPKLNASDLELAQAILVQ, from the coding sequence ATGGCTTTTTCATACCGCCTTTTAATAGTCCCTTTGATATTTTCCGCCGGCTGGTCGCCACTGTCTTCGGCCTTTGACCTGACCACTCAGAGCACCGTCGTCAGCGCGTACGCCACCAGTAAAGTGACCTCCGCACCCTTCGACAAAAAAGTGATAATGGCCGCCCAGGACGACGCTGCTGCATTTATCGCCACTGACGGCCAATGGCGGGGTGCACAGCTGGAGTCGGCGCTGGATTACCTGCGCCGTAACCAACCAAAACTTAACGCCAGCGACCTTGAACTGGCGCAAGCAATTCTCGTCCAATAA
- a CDS encoding DUF2388 domain-containing protein: MSRLRLLSAAALLALAANANATSFIVTTDSIVGALKATSDASSDATSSLRDNKVVRAARDDAASFVASEGAIRGVKLESALAQIRQQAPQLNTATDAQLAQAILAI, translated from the coding sequence ATGTCCCGTCTTCGCCTGCTGAGTGCTGCAGCCCTGTTGGCCCTGGCTGCCAATGCCAATGCGACCAGCTTCATCGTGACCACCGACTCCATCGTCGGCGCGCTGAAGGCCACTTCCGACGCCAGCTCCGATGCCACTTCGTCCCTGCGTGACAATAAGGTCGTGCGCGCCGCTCGTGACGACGCCGCCAGCTTTGTCGCCAGCGAAGGCGCCATTCGTGGAGTAAAACTGGAAAGCGCCCTGGCGCAGATTCGCCAACAGGCTCCGCAACTGAACACTGCGACTGACGCCCAACTGGCCCAGGCCATCCTGGCGATCTGA
- a CDS encoding TerC family protein, translating to MEWLTNPEIWIAFFTLTALEIVLGIDNIIMISILVSRMPKHMQARTRIFGLALAMVTRILLLLSITWVMQLTNDLFVVFGQGISGRDLILFFGGLFLLWKSSQEMYHALEGEDETHEEPGGKGGKFIYTIIQIAIIDIVFSLDSVITAVGMVSHVPVMVAAIVVAVLVMMLAAGTISEFIDKHPSLKMLALSFLLVVGTVLIAESFDVHVPKGYVYFAMAFSLAVEAVNIKMRTAIAKKRKQQDPVKLRKDIPGQ from the coding sequence ATGGAATGGCTGACCAATCCGGAAATCTGGATTGCCTTCTTCACGCTGACGGCCCTCGAGATCGTTCTGGGTATCGATAACATCATCATGATTTCGATCCTGGTCAGCCGCATGCCCAAGCATATGCAGGCGCGCACCCGGATCTTCGGCCTGGCGCTGGCCATGGTCACGCGCATTCTGTTGCTGCTGTCGATCACGTGGGTCATGCAACTGACCAACGACCTGTTCGTGGTCTTCGGCCAAGGCATTTCCGGTCGCGACCTGATCCTGTTCTTCGGTGGCCTGTTCCTGCTGTGGAAAAGCTCCCAGGAGATGTACCACGCGCTCGAAGGTGAAGACGAAACCCACGAAGAACCGGGCGGCAAAGGTGGCAAGTTCATCTACACCATCATCCAGATCGCGATCATCGACATCGTGTTCTCCCTGGACTCGGTGATCACCGCTGTCGGCATGGTTTCCCATGTGCCGGTCATGGTTGCGGCGATTGTCGTGGCAGTGCTGGTGATGATGCTGGCGGCCGGCACCATCAGCGAATTCATCGACAAGCACCCGTCGCTGAAGATGCTCGCGCTGTCGTTCCTGCTGGTCGTGGGTACCGTGCTGATCGCCGAATCGTTCGATGTGCACGTGCCAAAAGGCTACGTCTACTTCGCCATGGCGTTCTCGCTGGCAGTGGAAGCGGTGAACATCAAGATGCGTACCGCCATCGCGAAAAAGCGCAAACAGCAGGATCCTGTGAAACTGCGCAAAGATATTCCGGGTCAATAA
- a CDS encoding NAD(P)(+) transhydrogenase (Re/Si-specific) subunit beta, whose protein sequence is MSMNLVTTLYLIASICFIQALKGLSHPTTSRRGNLFGMLGMALAVLTTVGLIYKLGAELATAGIGYVIVGLLVGGTAGSVMAKRVEMTKMPELVAFMHSMIGLAAVFIAIAAVVEPQSLGIVKHLGDAIPAGNRLELFLGAAIGAITFSGSVIAFGKLSGKYKFRLFQGAPVQFGGQHKLNLVLGLATLGLGLAFMFTGNLTAFSLMLALAFVLGVLIIIPIGGADMPVVVSMLNSYSGWAAAGIGFSLNNSMLIIAGSLVGSSGAILSYIMCKAMNRSFFNVLLGGFGNAPDAGAAAGSKEARPVKSGSADDATFLLTNADTVIIVPGYGLAVARAQHALKELTEKLTHRGVTVKYAIHPVAGRMPGHMNVLLAEAEVPYDQVFEMEDINSEFGQADVVLVLGANDVVNPAAKNDPNSPIAGMPILEAFKAKTIIVNKRSMASGYAGLDNELFYLDKTMMVFGDAKKVIEDMVKAVE, encoded by the coding sequence ATGAGTATGAATCTGGTCACGACGCTGTATCTGATCGCGTCGATCTGTTTCATCCAGGCCCTCAAAGGCCTGTCGCACCCGACCACCTCGCGGCGCGGCAACCTGTTCGGCATGCTCGGCATGGCGCTGGCGGTACTCACCACCGTGGGCCTCATCTATAAGCTCGGCGCTGAGCTCGCCACTGCCGGCATCGGCTACGTGATTGTCGGCCTGCTGGTCGGCGGCACTGCCGGTTCGGTCATGGCCAAGCGCGTAGAAATGACCAAGATGCCGGAGCTGGTCGCCTTCATGCACAGCATGATCGGCCTGGCCGCGGTATTTATCGCCATCGCGGCGGTGGTGGAGCCGCAATCCCTGGGCATCGTCAAACACCTGGGCGACGCGATTCCTGCGGGTAACCGCCTGGAGCTGTTCCTCGGTGCAGCCATCGGCGCCATCACGTTCTCCGGTTCGGTGATCGCCTTCGGCAAACTGTCGGGCAAGTACAAGTTCCGCCTGTTCCAGGGCGCACCCGTTCAGTTCGGCGGTCAGCACAAGCTTAATCTGGTGCTCGGCCTCGCAACGCTCGGCCTGGGCCTGGCGTTCATGTTCACCGGCAACCTCACCGCGTTCTCGCTGATGCTGGCCCTGGCCTTCGTGCTTGGCGTGCTGATTATCATCCCAATCGGCGGCGCCGACATGCCAGTGGTGGTGTCGATGCTCAACAGTTACTCCGGCTGGGCGGCGGCGGGTATTGGCTTCTCGCTGAATAACTCGATGCTGATCATCGCCGGCTCCCTGGTGGGCTCGAGCGGCGCGATCCTGTCGTACATCATGTGCAAGGCGATGAACCGCTCCTTCTTTAATGTGCTGCTCGGCGGTTTCGGCAATGCGCCGGACGCCGGTGCTGCGGCAGGTTCGAAGGAAGCACGCCCGGTAAAATCCGGCTCGGCCGACGACGCCACCTTCCTGCTGACCAACGCCGACACCGTGATCATCGTCCCGGGCTACGGCCTGGCAGTCGCTCGGGCGCAACATGCGCTCAAAGAGCTGACCGAAAAGCTGACTCACCGCGGCGTTACCGTGAAGTACGCGATCCACCCGGTGGCGGGGCGTATGCCTGGGCACATGAACGTCCTACTCGCTGAGGCAGAAGTGCCTTACGACCAAGTGTTCGAAATGGAAGACATCAACTCCGAGTTCGGCCAGGCCGACGTGGTGCTGGTGTTGGGCGCAAACGACGTGGTCAACCCGGCCGCCAAGAATGACCCGAACTCGCCGATTGCTGGCATGCCGATCCTCGAAGCGTTCAAGGCCAAGACCATCATCGTCAACAAGCGCTCGATGGCCAGCGGTTATGCTGGCCTGGATAACGAGCTGTTCTACCTGGACAAGACCATGATGGTCTTCGGTGACGCCAAGAAGGTCATCGAAGACATGGTCAAAGCCGTCGAGTAA
- a CDS encoding Na/Pi cotransporter family protein — translation MLTLLNLLSAVTLLIWGTHIVRTGILRVYGSNLRQVIGQNMSKRWLAFVAGILVTAMVQSSNATAMLVTSFVGQGLMGLMPALATMLGADVGTALMARVLTFDLSWLSPLLIFLGVIFFLSRKQTRAGQLGRVGIGLGLIILALQLIVEAAGPITHAQGVKVLFASLTGDILLDALVGALFAMISYSSLAAVLLTATLAGAGVIGLHVAIGLVIGANIGSGVLAFLSTSMQNAAGRQVALGSLLYKLIGLLLIIPVLDPLVLWMDGLDYSAQGMVITFHLLYNVSRCLILLPTIGPMARLCAWLLPEREEVNGKAKPRHLDPTALTTPSLALANAARETLRLGDLIDNMLTAMQEVLRGKQTAITQEMRSLSDDVEALYSAIKLYLAQMPREDLSEQDSRRWAEIIELSINLKLAGDLIERMLRKVQQQKTSQRRQFSEVGLEELTGLHGQLIANLRLGLSVFLSADPESARQLLREKRRFRAQERRLAHAHVSRLQRKIVQSLETSSLHLELIADMKRLNSLFCSSAYVVLETSDTGALSAEDIADITHSP, via the coding sequence ATGCTGACCTTGCTCAATCTGCTTTCCGCCGTGACCCTGCTTATCTGGGGCACGCACATCGTCCGTACCGGCATCCTGCGGGTCTACGGCTCCAACTTGCGCCAAGTCATCGGGCAGAACATGTCCAAGCGCTGGCTGGCGTTTGTCGCCGGTATCCTGGTGACCGCCATGGTGCAGAGCAGCAACGCCACGGCGATGCTGGTGACGTCCTTTGTTGGCCAGGGCCTGATGGGACTGATGCCCGCCCTGGCGACCATGCTGGGCGCCGACGTCGGTACCGCGCTGATGGCGCGCGTGTTGACCTTTGACTTGTCCTGGCTGTCGCCGCTGCTGATTTTTCTCGGGGTGATTTTCTTCCTGTCGCGCAAGCAGACGCGGGCAGGGCAGTTGGGCCGGGTCGGCATTGGCCTCGGGCTGATCATCCTCGCGCTGCAACTGATCGTCGAAGCCGCCGGGCCGATCACCCACGCACAGGGCGTGAAAGTGCTGTTCGCTTCATTAACCGGCGACATCCTGCTCGACGCCCTGGTCGGTGCCTTGTTCGCGATGATTTCCTACTCAAGCCTGGCTGCCGTGCTGCTGACCGCCACCCTGGCCGGCGCCGGCGTGATCGGCCTGCACGTGGCCATCGGCCTGGTGATCGGCGCCAACATCGGCAGCGGCGTGCTGGCCTTCCTCAGCACCAGCATGCAGAACGCCGCCGGCCGCCAAGTGGCCTTGGGCAGCTTGCTGTACAAACTGATCGGCCTGCTGCTGATCATCCCGGTACTCGACCCGCTGGTGCTGTGGATGGACGGCCTGGACTACAGCGCCCAAGGCATGGTCATCACCTTCCACCTGCTCTACAACGTCAGTCGTTGCCTGATCCTGTTGCCCACCATCGGCCCGATGGCACGGCTGTGCGCCTGGCTGCTGCCTGAGCGTGAAGAGGTCAACGGCAAGGCCAAACCGCGCCATCTGGATCCTACCGCGCTGACCACGCCGAGCCTGGCACTGGCCAACGCCGCCCGCGAAACCCTGCGCCTGGGCGACCTCATCGACAACATGCTCACCGCCATGCAGGAGGTACTGCGCGGCAAACAGACCGCTATCACCCAGGAAATGCGCAGCCTCAGTGACGATGTCGAAGCGCTCTACAGCGCGATCAAACTCTACCTGGCGCAAATGCCCCGCGAAGACCTCAGCGAACAGGACAGCCGCCGTTGGGCCGAGATCATTGAGTTGTCGATCAACCTGAAACTGGCCGGCGACCTGATCGAGCGCATGCTGCGCAAAGTCCAGCAGCAGAAAACCTCCCAGCGCCGCCAGTTCTCCGAAGTGGGCCTGGAAGAACTGACCGGCCTGCACGGCCAACTGATCGCCAACCTGCGCCTCGGCTTGTCGGTATTCCTCAGCGCGGACCCGGAAAGCGCTCGCCAATTGCTGCGCGAGAAGCGCCGTTTCCGCGCCCAGGAACGCCGTCTGGCCCACGCCCATGTCAGCCGCCTGCAGCGCAAAATCGTACAGAGCCTGGAGACCAGTTCCCTGCATCTGGAACTGATTGCCGACATGAAACGCCTGAACTCGTTGTTTTGCAGCAGTGCTTATGTAGTGTTGGAAACGTCCGACACCGGCGCGCTCTCCGCCGAAGATATTGCCGACATCACACACTCGCCCTGA
- a CDS encoding acetyl-CoA hydrolase/transferase family protein, whose protein sequence is MYRDRIRLPSLLNKVMSAADAAALIEDGMTVGMSGFTRAGEAKAVPHALAERAKTSPLKITLMTGASLGNDLDKQLTEAGVLSRRMPFQVDSTLRKAINAGEVMFIDQHLSETVEQLRNNQLKLPDIAVIEAVAITEQGHIVPTTSVGNSASFAIFAKQVIIEINMAHNPNLEGLHDIYIPTYRPTRTPIPLVNVDDRIGSTAIPIPPEKIVAIVITNQADSASTVTPPDNDTQGIANHLINFLKQEVDAGRMTNKLGPLQAGIGNIANAVMCGLIDSPFEDLTMYSEVLQDSTFDLIDAGKLSFASGSSITLSERRNADVFGNLEHYKDKLVLRPQEISNHPEVVRRLGIIGINTALEFDIYGNVNSTHICGTRMMNGIGGSGDFARNAHLAIFVTKSIAKGGAISSVVPMVSHVDHTEHDVDILVTEVGLADLRGLAPRERARVIIDNCVHPAYRDALNTYFNAACALGGHTPHILREALSWHINLEETGHMLKA, encoded by the coding sequence ATGTACCGTGATCGTATCCGCTTGCCTTCGTTGTTGAACAAGGTCATGAGCGCGGCAGATGCCGCCGCACTGATCGAGGACGGCATGACCGTCGGCATGAGCGGCTTCACCCGTGCCGGTGAAGCCAAGGCCGTCCCCCACGCCCTGGCCGAACGCGCCAAGACTTCCCCACTGAAGATCACCCTGATGACCGGCGCGAGCCTGGGCAATGACCTGGATAAACAACTGACCGAAGCCGGCGTACTGTCACGACGCATGCCATTCCAAGTCGACAGCACATTGCGCAAGGCGATCAACGCCGGCGAAGTGATGTTTATCGATCAGCACTTGTCGGAGACCGTGGAGCAACTGCGCAACAACCAGCTCAAGCTGCCGGACATCGCCGTGATCGAAGCCGTCGCCATCACCGAGCAAGGACATATCGTGCCCACCACCTCCGTGGGCAACTCGGCCAGCTTCGCCATTTTTGCCAAGCAGGTGATCATCGAGATCAACATGGCGCACAACCCAAATCTGGAAGGGTTGCACGACATCTATATCCCCACCTATCGGCCAACACGTACGCCAATCCCACTGGTCAACGTTGACGATCGCATTGGCAGCACCGCGATCCCGATTCCACCGGAAAAGATCGTCGCCATCGTTATCACCAACCAGGCCGACTCGGCCTCTACCGTGACGCCGCCTGACAACGACACCCAGGGCATCGCCAATCACCTGATCAACTTCCTCAAGCAGGAAGTCGACGCTGGCCGCATGACCAACAAGCTCGGCCCGCTGCAGGCCGGGATCGGCAACATTGCCAACGCAGTGATGTGCGGGTTGATCGATTCGCCGTTCGAAGACCTCACCATGTATTCTGAAGTGTTGCAGGATTCGACCTTCGACCTCATCGACGCAGGCAAGCTGAGCTTCGCTTCGGGCAGCTCGATCACCTTGTCAGAACGACGCAATGCCGATGTGTTCGGCAACCTCGAACACTATAAGGACAAGCTGGTATTGCGCCCGCAGGAGATCTCCAACCATCCTGAAGTGGTGCGTCGCCTGGGCATCATCGGCATCAATACCGCGTTGGAGTTCGACATCTACGGCAACGTCAACTCCACTCATATCTGCGGCACCCGGATGATGAACGGCATTGGCGGCTCCGGCGATTTCGCGCGCAACGCGCATTTGGCGATCTTCGTCACCAAGTCGATTGCCAAAGGCGGTGCAATTTCCAGTGTGGTGCCAATGGTCAGCCATGTGGACCACACCGAGCATGATGTCGACATCCTGGTGACAGAAGTCGGATTGGCCGACCTGCGCGGCCTGGCGCCGAGGGAGCGGGCACGGGTGATCATCGACAATTGTGTGCACCCGGCCTACCGCGATGCGCTGAACACTTACTTCAATGCTGCTTGTGCCCTCGGTGGGCATACCCCACACATCCTGCGTGAAGCACTGAGCTGGCACATTAACCTGGAAGAAACGGGGCACATGCTCAAGGCGTGA
- a CDS encoding DUF2388 domain-containing protein, with product MRSPLIAATLGLLLLADVAQAHTLVATSNIIVRASGRTIDFTSDTTTSIRDSKVVREAHDDAASFVATNGEIRGARLEAAFDTLRTRLPEARDASDQTLAEAILAL from the coding sequence ATGCGTAGCCCGCTGATCGCCGCCACCCTTGGCCTGCTGTTGTTGGCCGACGTTGCCCAGGCGCATACCTTGGTTGCCACCAGTAACATCATTGTTCGCGCCTCTGGCCGCACCATTGATTTCACCTCGGACACCACCACTTCCATCCGCGATTCCAAAGTGGTGCGCGAAGCCCACGATGACGCCGCCAGCTTCGTAGCTACCAACGGCGAGATCCGTGGCGCGCGATTGGAAGCAGCCTTCGACACCCTGCGCACACGCTTGCCCGAAGCCCGTGACGCCAGTGACCAGACGCTCGCTGAAGCTATCCTCGCACTGTGA
- a CDS encoding CitMHS family transporter, whose amino-acid sequence MLTFLGFAMVITFMFLIMTKRLSALIALIIVPILFALFGGFAPKIGPMMLEGITKLAPTGVMLMFAILYFALMIDSGLFDPAVRKILKMVKGDPLKVSVGTAVLALVVSLDGDGATTYMICVAAMLPLYQRIGMSPRIMAGLIILAGGVMNMTPWGGPTARAASALHVDPSDIFVPMIPAMAAGVVAILVIAYMYGKRERARLGELHLQGDEIDHSEISVSQFPDARRPKLIWFNGALTLALMCTLIAGLLPLPVLFMVAFSIAMIVNYPCLQQQKDRVAAHAGSVLAVVGLIFAAGIFTGILSGTGMVDAMSKSLLAVIPEAMGPYLAVITALVSMPFTFFMSNDAFYYGVLPVLAEAASHYGITAVEMARASIVGQPVHLLSPLVPSTYLLVALAGIEFGDHQRFTLKWAVLVCLCIMFAALLMGIFPLFSTL is encoded by the coding sequence ATGCTGACTTTCCTTGGCTTTGCCATGGTCATCACGTTCATGTTCTTGATCATGACCAAGCGCCTGTCCGCGCTGATCGCCCTGATCATCGTGCCGATCCTGTTTGCGCTGTTCGGCGGTTTCGCCCCGAAGATCGGCCCGATGATGCTCGAAGGCATCACCAAGCTCGCGCCGACCGGCGTGATGCTGATGTTCGCCATTCTCTACTTTGCCCTGATGATCGACTCCGGCCTATTCGACCCGGCCGTGCGCAAGATCCTCAAGATGGTCAAGGGTGATCCGCTCAAAGTCTCCGTCGGCACCGCTGTGCTGGCCCTGGTCGTGTCCCTCGACGGTGACGGGGCCACCACCTACATGATCTGCGTGGCCGCCATGTTGCCGCTGTACCAGCGCATCGGCATGAGCCCGCGGATCATGGCCGGCTTGATCATTCTCGCCGGTGGCGTGATGAACATGACCCCTTGGGGCGGCCCGACCGCCCGCGCCGCCAGTGCGCTGCATGTGGACCCCTCGGATATTTTCGTGCCGATGATCCCGGCCATGGCCGCCGGCGTGGTCGCGATCCTGGTGATCGCCTACATGTACGGCAAGCGCGAACGTGCGCGCTTGGGTGAACTGCACCTGCAAGGTGACGAGATCGACCACAGTGAAATCAGCGTGTCGCAATTCCCGGATGCCCGCCGTCCGAAGCTGATCTGGTTCAACGGCGCGCTGACCCTGGCGCTGATGTGCACCCTGATCGCCGGTCTGTTGCCACTGCCGGTGCTGTTCATGGTGGCGTTCAGTATCGCAATGATCGTCAACTACCCGTGCCTGCAACAGCAGAAAGACCGCGTCGCCGCCCACGCCGGCAGCGTCTTGGCGGTGGTGGGACTGATCTTCGCCGCGGGTATCTTCACCGGCATTCTGTCCGGTACCGGCATGGTCGACGCCATGTCCAAGAGCCTGCTGGCGGTCATCCCGGAAGCGATGGGCCCGTACCTGGCGGTAATCACCGCGCTGGTCAGCATGCCCTTCACCTTCTTCATGTCCAACGACGCGTTCTACTATGGCGTACTGCCCGTACTCGCCGAAGCCGCCAGCCACTACGGCATCACCGCCGTCGAGATGGCCCGCGCGTCTATTGTTGGCCAGCCTGTGCACTTGCTCAGCCCGCTGGTACCTTCGACCTACTTGCTGGTAGCCCTGGCCGGTATCGAATTTGGCGATCACCAGCGCTTCACGCTGAAGTGGGCAGTGCTGGTATGCCTGTGCATAATGTTCGCCGCATTGCTGATGGGGATTTTTCCGCTGTTCAGCACTCTATAA